The Corynebacterium coyleae genome segment GAGATCCAGGGCACGCCCGTGGTGGACATCGAGGGGGCGGAGACCCTTGAGACTGGCGGGCAGCTGAATATGACCACGGTGTCGGTGCGCACGAATATGACGTTGGGCCAGGCGTTGGCCCGCTGGGCGGTGACTAAGGACACGTTGGTGCCGATCGAGCAGGTGATGCCGGCGGATCGCAGCGAGGAAGAAACGCGCGAGTTTAACCAGCAGATGTTTGTCGCGTCGGAGGCGTCGGCGACGGTTGCGGCGATGCACTATCTGGGCAAACCCACAACGGTGAACATCCATGACGTGGTCAAAGGCGCTGCCGCGGACGGGATCTTGCAGCAAGGCGACAAGATCCTTGCCATCGACTCCACTCCGGTAGCCAAGCCGAGCGCGGTCCAGGACGTGGTCTTTGCCAAAAAGCCCGGCGAGACGGTGGATGTGACCATCAGCCGCGACGGCAAAGAAGAGACGAAGACCGTCGAGCTGAAGGAGAATCCGCACGAGAAGGGCAAGCCGATGCTTGGCATTCTCATGGATTCTGAGCCCGCCGATGGCCTGAAGGTGCACTACAACCTCAACGACATCGGTGGTCCGAGTGCGGGCATGATGTTTTCGCTGGCGGTGATTGACAAGTTGACGCCAGGCGAGCTCAACGGGGGCAAGTTCGTTGCCGGTACCGGCACGATTAACGACGACGGCGAGGTCGGCCCCATCGGCGGTATCACCCACAAAATCCGTGGCTCGCGCGATGAGGGCGCCGAGTTGTTCCTCGCGCCGAAGGGCAATTGTGATGCGGTGAAGCAGGCCGACGCTGGCGATATGACCGTCGCCGCCGTGTCCACCCTCCAGGAGGCAGTGGATGCGATGGAGGCGTTCGCCGCAGGCCGCGACGTGCCAACCTGCGACGGCTAAGGGTTAGGGCTTCTTCGCCAGGCCGAGGTCGTAGATCCGCTGGCGCGGGTCCTCCTGGTCGGAGGAGATCAGTTGCTGCATGACCAGGCCCTCGCGGTTATCCACCACGGTGATGATCGCGGAGGTGCCCAGCGTGGACCAGCCGACTACGCGGTCGCCGGAGTCTTCCACCACGCGCGAGGAGCGCAGCTCCGTGAGCAGTTGGGTCGAGGAGGCCGCCTTCGATTCGGAGTCGAAGAATTGGAACTGGCCGATCTCGTCGCCCTGGCAGTCATAAGAACCGCTGATCCCGCCGGCGCCGCAGCCTTCGAACTGGTCGAAGAACTCCTCAGGCGCAAGGGAGGCGAAGCGCTCGCGTACCTTCTCCAAGGTCGCCTCCGCCGACGAGCCCGCCTTCTCCCGTTTCGTCGAGCTTGTGCTTGTCGACGACACCGTCTCGGAAGCCGACTCCGACTCCGACGCCGTGCCAGATTCAGACGCAGCGATGGTAGTTGTCACGGAGGTGGTCGTTTCAGGCGTGGTCGTCTCCGAATCCGAGGAGGTGGTTGGGTCCTCGCTGATGTACGACGTCGAGATGGGGCTGCTGGTCGCGTTGGCCTCGTCGTTATCGCCACCACCACAGGCGGCGAGAGACAGCGAGCCGACAAGGACAGCGGAGGCGATTGCGCGGCGGGACACAGACACGGTCAGAAGCTCCTTGGATTGGGTTTCGGGTGTCTAGCTTAAACCAGGTCGTCCGGGTCTTGCTCAAGCCCGTAGCGCAGCGCAGCGATCACACCCGGCGCGACATCCGGGCCGCCACGCAGCTCGATGTCGTCCTGTGCGAAGGGGCCGCGCTCCTCCAACTCTTCATCCGTCAGGCGCATCTGCAGCAGGGTCTGCTCGATGTCTTCGGTACGCAGCACGCCGGAGAACAACCGCGCCGGGCGCGCCTCGGCATCCGCCGGGGCAGAGGCGTCGCGGAAGAGGATCTCCTGCGCCAGGATCACGCCTTCAACCTCACGCGGCCAGGCCAGGCGGGTGACGTACTCGCCGAGCTCCTCGGAACCGGGCAGGATATTCTCCGGCAATTCCTGCACAACCAGGGTGAGGGGGGAGGAGTCGTCGAGGGTGCCCAGCTCGTCGACAAGCAATTGCGTTGGTACCAGACCGAAGAGGGTTGGCGGGGCGTCCCAACCTTCGGCGTGGACGAAATCGACGGCCTCCATCATGGCCTTATTCAGGGCTTGTTGTTCGCGCACGGGAACCTTTCCGGATTGTTGGCCGTTAAACTTTCTAGGCTGTAATGCACATAGACGTTGGACAACACTATTCCTAAGGAGCAGGCTTGGCTACCCGCCTCACCCGGCCACAACCACGGTCGCAGAAACCGAATAAAGGCCTCATGGTCACACTCGGTGTACTCGCCGCACTTTTCTTCCTCCTGCCAGTGCTGATCGGTATCTATACCGATTTTCTCTGGTTTGGGGAGGTTGACTTCCGCGGTGTTTTCAACCGAGTGATCCTCTTCCGTGTCGTGCTGTTTGTCATCTTCGCGCTGCTTGGTGCAGCCGTCGCATGGGCAGCGGCACGGATTGCGTGGCGTGGCAGGCAACAAGACAGCGGCGATATTTTCGGCGAGACCTCGCAGCAAGCGCAGTACCGCGCCGCCGTGCAAGACGGTGTGAAGGGGCTGCTGACCTGGGTGCCGGTGATCGTGGGCATCATGTCTGGTCTTGCTGGCCAGCGCATGTGGCGTGTGTTCATGATGTGGTTCAACGGTGGGGACTTTGGCACCACCGACCCGCAGTTTGGCAAGGATCTTGGCTTCTACGCGTTTAGCCTGCCGGCAATCTCTGCGATTGTGGGCACGCTGTCCATGCTGCTCGCCGTGGCATTTTTGATCGGTGCGGTGGGCCACTACATGCTCGGTGGCATCCGCATTGGCAACAACGTCACCGGAGTCAAAGGCATGGTGTCCAAGCCGGCACGCATCCAGCTCGCCGTCACCGCAGGCCTGTGGATGCTGACCAAGGCCGTGACCTACTGGCTGGACCGCTACTACCTGCTATCCAGCCAGAACGACATCTTCACCGGTGCGTCCTACACCGCGGTCAACGCGATGCTGCCCGCGAAGATTATCCTCACCGTCATCGCTGTGGTTGTCGCAGCGGCGTTTTTCGCCTCCATCGTGTTCAAGGACTTCCGCGTTCCGGTGCTGGCAACGGTGCTCATGCTGGTGTCCTCCATCGTGGTGGGCAACGTGTGGCCGGCGCTTTTGGAGCAGTTCTCGGTCAAGCCGAACCGTCAGGCCAAGGAATACGAGTACATCGGCCGCAACATCGAAGCCACACGCGAGGCATACGGGCTGACCGACGACAAAGTCACCTACATGGAGAACTGGGGCGGCAACACCTCAAACACCGATGTGGCTAAGGATGCGGCGACGATCTCCAACCTGCGCCTGCTGGACCCGGACATCATTTCCCCGACGTTTACCCAGAACCAGCAGCTGCGTAACTTCTACGGCTTCCCAGACCAGCTGGCCATGGACCGCTACGAGGTCGACGGCCAGATGCGCGACTACGTTGTCGCCGCGCGTGAGATGGACCCGAACGCGCTGAGTGAAAACCAGCGCGACTGGATTAACCGCCACACCGTGTACACCCACGGCAACGGCTTTGTCGCAGCGCAGGCCAATACTGTCGACGAGGCCGCGCAGGACGCCGGCTCCACCCGCGGTGGCCTGCCAATCTTTACCGTGTCCGACCTGCAGGCCAACGCCGCCGCCAAGGAGGCCGGCGAGGCTGAAGAGCTGGGCATCAAGGTAGAAGAGCCGCGCATCTACTTCGGCCCGGTGATCGCCTCTGCGCAGGATGGTCTGGACTACGCCATTGTGGGCGATAACGGCCAGGGCCCGGTGGAGTACGACACCGACAACTCCACCTACACCTACACCGGCAAGGGCGGCGTGGACATCGGCAACCCGATCAACCGCGTGGCCTACGCCGTGAAGTACCAGGAACTGAGCTTCCTGCTGTCCGACCGTGTTGGTGGCAACTCGAAGGTGCTCTACGACCGTGACCCGCGCAAGCGTGTGGAAAAGGTCGCACCGTGGCTGACCACCGACTCCAAGACCTACCCGGCTGTTATCGACGGCCGCGTGAAGTGGATCGTGGACGGCTACACCACGCTTTCCCAGCTGCCGTACTCCACGCGTACTTCCCTGCAGGACACCACGCAGGACGCGCTGAATCCGGACGGCACCACCCAGCGTCTGATCACCGACAACGTCGGCTACATCCGCAACTCCGTCAAGGCCACCGTTGATGCCTACGACGGCACCGTGGATCTCTACGCGTTCGACGAGTCCGACCCGGTACTCAACGCGTGGATGAAGTCCTTCCCGGGCACCGTGCGCCCGAACTCGGAGATCTCCGACTCCTTGCGTGACCACCTGCGTTACCCGGAGGATCTGTTCAAGGTCCAGCGTGACCTGCTGGCGCGCTACCACGTGGATGACCCGGGCGTGTTCTTCAACAACGACGCCTTCTGGTCTGTGCCGAACGACCCGACCGCACCGGAAGGCCGCGACCAGCTGAACCAGCCGCCGTACTACGTGGTGGCCGCTGACCCGGAGACCAATAAGCCGTCCTTCCAGCTGATCACCCCGTTCCGTGGCCTGAACCGCGAGTTCCTGTCCGCACACATGGCGGTGTCTTCTGATCCGGAGACCTACGGCAACATCACCGTGCGCGTCCTGCCGACGAATACCCAAACCCAGGGACCGAAGCAGGCTCAGGACGCCCTGATGTCCTCCGACCAGGTGGCGCGTGACCGCACCCTGTGGGAGGGGACGAACGATCTGAAGAACGGCAACCTGCTCACCCTGCCGGTGGGCGGCGGCGAGATCCTCTACGTCGAGCCGATCTACTCGCAGCGCAAGGACCAGGCCTCGGCCTTCCCGAAGCTGTTGCGCGTGCTGGTGTTCTACCGCGGCCAGGTGGGCTACGCCCCGACCGTGTCCCAGGCGCTGAAGCAGGTGGGTATCCACTCTGACGCAGCCCAGGAAGTCGAAGTGGTGGACGAAAACGCACCACAGGGTGAGGCTGAAACTACCCCCGCTGAGGAAAACAAGGAAGCCACACCGGAGGGTGATAACGCGCCGAAGGTAAACCGTGACGAGGCCCTGAACAGGATCAATGATGCTCTTCGTAACCTGGAGAGTGCCCGCAACGGCTCCTTCGAGGAGTACGGTCGCGCCATCGACCA includes the following:
- a CDS encoding YlbL family protein, with protein sequence MTNAHTPADAAEHTPATKTANKRFSTLVWGAVPIALLAVGMTMDHIPGTDIKLTVPYAAEGAGPTFDTLSEIQGTPVVDIEGAETLETGGQLNMTTVSVRTNMTLGQALARWAVTKDTLVPIEQVMPADRSEEETREFNQQMFVASEASATVAAMHYLGKPTTVNIHDVVKGAAADGILQQGDKILAIDSTPVAKPSAVQDVVFAKKPGETVDVTISRDGKEETKTVELKENPHEKGKPMLGILMDSEPADGLKVHYNLNDIGGPSAGMMFSLAVIDKLTPGELNGGKFVAGTGTINDDGEVGPIGGITHKIRGSRDEGAELFLAPKGNCDAVKQADAGDMTVAAVSTLQEAVDAMEAFAAGRDVPTCDG
- a CDS encoding PPA1309 family protein; protein product: MMEAVDFVHAEGWDAPPTLFGLVPTQLLVDELGTLDDSSPLTLVVQELPENILPGSEELGEYVTRLAWPREVEGVILAQEILFRDASAPADAEARPARLFSGVLRTEDIEQTLLQMRLTDEELEERGPFAQDDIELRGGPDVAPGVIAALRYGLEQDPDDLV
- a CDS encoding UPF0182 family protein, with translation MVTLGVLAALFFLLPVLIGIYTDFLWFGEVDFRGVFNRVILFRVVLFVIFALLGAAVAWAAARIAWRGRQQDSGDIFGETSQQAQYRAAVQDGVKGLLTWVPVIVGIMSGLAGQRMWRVFMMWFNGGDFGTTDPQFGKDLGFYAFSLPAISAIVGTLSMLLAVAFLIGAVGHYMLGGIRIGNNVTGVKGMVSKPARIQLAVTAGLWMLTKAVTYWLDRYYLLSSQNDIFTGASYTAVNAMLPAKIILTVIAVVVAAAFFASIVFKDFRVPVLATVLMLVSSIVVGNVWPALLEQFSVKPNRQAKEYEYIGRNIEATREAYGLTDDKVTYMENWGGNTSNTDVAKDAATISNLRLLDPDIISPTFTQNQQLRNFYGFPDQLAMDRYEVDGQMRDYVVAAREMDPNALSENQRDWINRHTVYTHGNGFVAAQANTVDEAAQDAGSTRGGLPIFTVSDLQANAAAKEAGEAEELGIKVEEPRIYFGPVIASAQDGLDYAIVGDNGQGPVEYDTDNSTYTYTGKGGVDIGNPINRVAYAVKYQELSFLLSDRVGGNSKVLYDRDPRKRVEKVAPWLTTDSKTYPAVIDGRVKWIVDGYTTLSQLPYSTRTSLQDTTQDALNPDGTTQRLITDNVGYIRNSVKATVDAYDGTVDLYAFDESDPVLNAWMKSFPGTVRPNSEISDSLRDHLRYPEDLFKVQRDLLARYHVDDPGVFFNNDAFWSVPNDPTAPEGRDQLNQPPYYVVAADPETNKPSFQLITPFRGLNREFLSAHMAVSSDPETYGNITVRVLPTNTQTQGPKQAQDALMSSDQVARDRTLWEGTNDLKNGNLLTLPVGGGEILYVEPIYSQRKDQASAFPKLLRVLVFYRGQVGYAPTVSQALKQVGIHSDAAQEVEVVDENAPQGEAETTPAEENKEATPEGDNAPKVNRDEALNRINDALRNLESARNGSFEEYGRAIDQLDRAVAEYQKAQ